One stretch of Oncorhynchus clarkii lewisi isolate Uvic-CL-2024 chromosome 3, UVic_Ocla_1.0, whole genome shotgun sequence DNA includes these proteins:
- the LOC139390071 gene encoding zinc finger protein ZFP2-like isoform X2, translating to MEDVSAVTIKDDGGDEQESEDVSENLTKKTENSANKSAKDDSTDVKLASMRCQDCGQQFTRWEAFKTHLRKHVLEEAIAEEEERRQGIKRALETNGSNGNVESAAPEKKPKNNDDGDYEENSDVDVEGDEEDDEEFFDSSWQVRPSEIVTVRPRVAMLSEEEKPVFSGSHKVYACSICGKVYSYLESFRNHQKMHEKEVKKQPTENKCPDCGKVFARPSLLVTHLKVHRPPVPMEPSTLKCDQCVKNFNSLQTYLIHMDLHKQKPFWCLACAKGFRDELSLDKHLQGHNLRRHKCDLCEKSFRVPAELRYHYNTHTGAKPYKCPLCKKNFSQLGNLITHRKKHVGVYVGASKTPLGPRNHLFAGRRRVTEMKRLVFTGMGSTDEAEVIDMLQEHQEEQEEEEEEDIKVGEEESGSEESESRSEDSGAEDSSKSDSSDSSGSDSSDDSDSSGSGVEEEEEEQEGKEETALEAHVAEQQKRHKEWECFECGEGFDQESALHLHYMKHASGELPVQ from the coding sequence TGAAACTAGCCAGTATGAGGTGTCAGGACTGTGGACAGCAGTTCACTCGCTGGGAGGCTTTCAAGACTCACCTGCGCAAGCATGTTCTGGAGGAGGCGATAGCGGAGGAGGAGGAACGAAGGCAGGGCATTAAGAGAGCCCTGGAGACGAACGGGAGCAATGGCAATGTGGAGTCGGCAGCACCTGAGAAAAAGCCGAAAAATAATGATGACGGTGATTACGAAGAGAACAGTGATGTAGACGTGGAAGGTGATGAAGAAGACGATGAAGAGTTCTTCGACAGTTCCTGGCAGGTCAGACCATCAGAGATCGTCACAGTTCGTCCGCGCGTTGCCATGctgtctgaggaggagaagccAGTCTTCAGCGGCTCCCACAAGGTCTATGCATGCTCCATCTGTGGGAAGGTCTACTCCTACCTCGAGTCGTTTAGAAATCACCAGAAGATGCATGAAAAAGAAGTTAAAAAACAACCCACAGAGAACAAGTGCCCGGACTGTGGGAAGGTCTTTGCTCGCCCATCTCTTCTGGTGACTCACTTGAAAGTGCACAGGCCTCCCGTGCCAATGGAACCCTCCACTCTGAAGTGCGATCAGTGTGTAAAAAATTTCAATTCCCTGCAGACTTATTTAATCCACATGGACCTGCACAAGCAGAAGCCTTTCTGGTGCCTTGCCTGTGCTAAGGGCTTTAGGGATGAGCTCTCTCTGGACAAACACCTGCAGGGCCACAACCTGAGGCGCCACAAGTGTGACCTCTGTGAAAAGTCTTTCCGCGTTCCCGCTGAGCTCCGCTACCACTACAATACTCACACCGGCGCCAAGCCCTACAAATGCCCGCTCTGCAAGAAGAACTTCTCCCAGCTGGGCAACCTCATCACGCATCGGAAGAAGCACGTAGGGGTCTACGTCGGGGCCAGCAAGACGCCACTGGGACCCAGGAACCACCTGTTTGCTGGGAGGAGAAGGGTGACAGAGATGAAGAGGCTGGTGTTCACAGGGATGGGTAGCACAGATGAGGCAGAGGTGATAGATATGCTTCAAGAACAtcaagaggagcaggaggaggaagaagaggaagatatTAAGGTGGGTGAGGAGGAATCTGGATCGGAAGAGTCTGAGTCTCGTTCTGAAGATTCTGGTGCTGAGGATTCGTCTAAATCAGATTCATCAGACTCTTCTGGATCTGATTCCTCTGACGACTCTGATTCCTCTGGAtcgggagtggaggaggaggaggaggagcaagagggGAAAGAAGAGACTGCATTGGAAGCACATGTGGCGGAGCAACAGAAAAGACATAAGGAATGGGAGTGTTTTGAATGTGGTGAAGGGTTTGATCAAGAGTCAGCGTTGCACCTGCACTATATGAAACACGCCAGTGGGGAGCTGCCAGTACAATGA